The Thiogranum longum genome includes a region encoding these proteins:
- the gatB gene encoding Asp-tRNA(Asn)/Glu-tRNA(Gln) amidotransferase subunit GatB: MEWEVVIGLEIHTQLSTVSKIFSGASTAYGAEPNTQACAVDLGLPGVLPVLNEKVVELAARFGLATHSTVAKRSVFARKNYFYPDLPKGYQISQFELPIVHDGYIDIDLEDDTTRRIGITRAHLEEDAGKSLHEDFQGETGIDLNRAGTPLLEIVSEPDMRSAKEAVAYMKKIHALVRYLEICDGNMQEGSFRCDANVSVRPKGQEAFGTRAEIKNINSFRFVERAINFEVERQIDVIEGGGKVVQETRLYDSDRDETRSMRSKEEANDYRYFPDPDLLPVILDDDFIESVRKTLPELPDAKRERFITQYELLHRDAVVLTGSREMASYFELAVEASGGEGQLAANWVTGELSGLLNREGLDIDASPVSAEQLGGLLKRISDNTISGKIAKQVFEAMCQGEGDADTVIEKKGLKQITDTGAIEKMVRDVLDNNPKQVEQYRGGQEKLLGFFVGQVMKATQGKANPGEVNKILKKLLSGD, from the coding sequence ATGGAATGGGAAGTCGTCATCGGGCTGGAGATACACACGCAACTGTCGACCGTGAGCAAAATTTTTTCCGGCGCCTCGACTGCCTACGGCGCCGAGCCCAACACGCAGGCCTGCGCGGTGGACCTCGGGCTGCCGGGTGTGTTGCCGGTGCTGAATGAAAAAGTCGTTGAACTGGCCGCGCGTTTTGGTCTTGCCACACACTCCACGGTGGCCAAACGCTCAGTGTTTGCACGCAAGAACTACTTTTACCCCGACTTGCCGAAGGGCTACCAGATCAGCCAGTTCGAGCTACCCATCGTGCACGACGGTTACATCGATATCGACCTGGAAGACGACACCACCCGGCGCATTGGCATTACCCGCGCGCACCTCGAAGAGGATGCCGGCAAGTCCCTGCACGAAGATTTCCAGGGTGAGACCGGTATCGACCTGAACCGCGCCGGCACCCCGTTACTGGAAATTGTGTCCGAGCCGGACATGCGCTCGGCAAAAGAAGCCGTCGCCTACATGAAAAAGATCCATGCGCTGGTGCGTTACCTGGAAATCTGCGACGGCAACATGCAGGAGGGTTCATTCCGCTGCGATGCCAACGTGTCGGTGCGTCCCAAAGGCCAGGAAGCATTCGGAACCCGTGCCGAGATCAAGAACATCAACTCGTTCCGCTTCGTGGAGCGTGCCATCAATTTTGAAGTCGAACGCCAGATCGATGTGATCGAGGGCGGCGGTAAAGTAGTGCAGGAAACCCGCCTGTACGATTCCGATCGCGACGAAACACGTTCCATGCGCAGCAAGGAAGAAGCCAACGACTACCGCTACTTTCCCGACCCGGACCTGTTGCCAGTGATCCTCGACGATGACTTTATCGAATCGGTGCGCAAGACCTTGCCGGAGTTGCCGGATGCCAAACGCGAACGTTTCATCACACAGTACGAACTGTTGCACCGCGACGCCGTGGTGCTGACCGGCAGCCGGGAAATGGCCAGTTACTTTGAACTGGCGGTCGAGGCCTCGGGCGGTGAAGGCCAACTGGCTGCCAACTGGGTGACCGGTGAACTGTCCGGTTTACTGAACCGTGAAGGACTCGATATCGACGCTTCACCGGTCAGCGCCGAACAACTGGGCGGCCTGCTGAAACGCATCAGCGACAACACCATCTCCGGCAAGATCGCCAAGCAGGTATTCGAAGCCATGTGCCAGGGTGAAGGCGATGCCGACACGGTGATCGAAAAGAAAGGCCTCAAACAGATCACCGATACCGGCGCCATTGAAAAAATGGTGCGCGACGTGCTGGACAACAACCCCAAGCAGGTCGAGCAGTACAGGGGCGGGCAGGAAAAACTGCTCGGCTTTTTTGTCGGCCAGGTGATGAAGGCCACACAGGGCAAGGCCAACCCGGGTGAAGTGAACAAGATCCTCAAAAAACTGTTGTCCGGGGATTAG
- the gatA gene encoding Asp-tRNA(Asn)/Glu-tRNA(Gln) amidotransferase subunit GatA: MHQKSLSELAAGLRAGELTSEALTRHFLDRIERFDGELNSVVTLTAEQALQAAREADQRIAAGDAGPLTGIPFLHKDIFCTDGVRTSCGSRMLDNFEAPYDATVSEKLKQAGAVMLGKTNMDEFAMGSSNETSFYGPVKNPWDPERVPGGSSGGSAAAVAARLAPLATGTDTGGSIRQPAALCGITGLKPTYGRVSRYGMIAFASSLDQGGPFAGSAADAAVLLQAMSGFDPRDSTSIDRPVDDYTAGLAQDLNGLVIGLPKEFFDEGLDADVRAAIEAAIEEYKLLGATVKDISLPNSSLSVPAYYVVAPAECSSNLSRMDGVRFGHRCDDPKDLDDLYTRSRGEGFGAEVKRRIMIGTYALSAGYYDAYYLKAQQVRRLIRDDFVKAFEDVDVIMGPTAPTTAFKLGEKSDDPVTMYLSDIYTIAVNLAGLPGMSVPAGLVNGLPVGLQLIGNYFEEGRLLNVAHRYQQVTDWHTRRPAGYE, translated from the coding sequence ATGCATCAGAAAAGTCTTTCCGAACTGGCCGCAGGGCTGCGCGCCGGTGAATTGACCAGTGAAGCGCTGACCCGCCATTTTCTTGACCGTATCGAGCGTTTCGATGGCGAACTGAACAGCGTGGTGACACTGACCGCCGAGCAGGCGCTGCAGGCGGCGCGCGAGGCTGACCAGCGCATTGCCGCCGGCGATGCCGGTCCGCTGACCGGTATTCCGTTCCTGCACAAGGATATCTTCTGCACCGATGGCGTACGCACCAGTTGCGGTTCGCGCATGCTGGATAACTTCGAGGCGCCCTACGATGCCACCGTCAGCGAAAAGCTGAAGCAGGCCGGGGCGGTGATGCTGGGCAAGACCAACATGGACGAGTTCGCCATGGGTTCGTCCAATGAAACCAGTTTTTACGGCCCGGTGAAAAATCCCTGGGACCCTGAACGTGTACCCGGCGGTTCTTCCGGTGGTTCGGCGGCTGCCGTGGCGGCACGCCTGGCACCGTTGGCTACCGGCACCGATACCGGCGGCTCGATCCGTCAGCCGGCGGCCCTGTGTGGCATCACCGGCCTCAAGCCGACCTACGGGCGCGTGTCACGCTACGGCATGATCGCTTTCGCCTCCAGCCTCGACCAGGGCGGACCGTTTGCGGGTTCCGCGGCGGATGCGGCCGTGCTGTTGCAGGCCATGTCCGGATTCGACCCGCGTGACTCCACCAGTATCGACAGGCCGGTGGACGATTACACGGCCGGGCTGGCGCAGGACCTCAACGGCCTGGTCATCGGCCTGCCGAAAGAATTTTTCGATGAAGGCCTGGACGCAGACGTCCGCGCTGCGATCGAAGCCGCCATCGAAGAGTACAAATTACTGGGCGCCACGGTAAAGGACATCAGCCTGCCGAACAGCAGTCTGTCGGTGCCGGCCTACTACGTGGTAGCACCGGCAGAATGTTCCTCCAACCTGTCGCGCATGGACGGTGTGCGCTTCGGCCATCGTTGTGATGATCCGAAAGACCTCGATGACCTGTACACGCGTTCACGCGGAGAAGGTTTCGGTGCGGAGGTGAAGCGCCGTATCATGATCGGTACCTATGCCCTGTCGGCCGGTTACTACGATGCCTATTACCTGAAGGCGCAGCAGGTTCGTCGCCTGATCCGGGATGATTTCGTCAAGGCCTTTGAAGACGTCGATGTCATCATGGGACCGACGGCACCGACAACCGCATTTAAACTTGGCGAGAAGTCCGATGATCCGGTCACCATGTACCTGTCGGATATATACACCATCGCCGTGAACCTGGCCGGTCTGCCGGGCATGTCTGTTCCCGCCGGCCTGGTAAACGGGTTACCGGTCGGTCTGCAGTTGATCGGTAACTATTTTGAAGAAGGCCGCTTGCTGAACGTGGCGCACCGCTACCAGCAGGTCACCGACTGGCACACCCGGCGCCCCGCGGGCTACGAATAA
- the gatC gene encoding Asp-tRNA(Asn)/Glu-tRNA(Gln) amidotransferase subunit GatC — MSLDQDTIRRIAHLARLGVDEAENATYARSLSDIFAFVEQLNAVDTQGIEPMAHPLDATQRLRPDVVTEENQRDKFQKVAPRVESGLYLVPRVVE, encoded by the coding sequence ATGTCACTGGACCAGGACACCATACGCCGCATCGCGCACCTCGCGCGGCTGGGCGTGGACGAGGCCGAAAATGCCACCTATGCGCGCAGCCTGTCCGATATTTTTGCCTTTGTCGAGCAGTTGAATGCCGTGGACACCCAGGGTATCGAGCCCATGGCCCACCCGCTGGACGCCACCCAGCGCCTGCGCCCGGACGTGGTAACCGAAGAAAACCAGCGGGACAAGTTCCAGAAAGTCGCGCCGCGTGTCGAATCGGGCCTGTACCTGGTTCCCCGCGTCGTCGAGTAA
- a CDS encoding rod shape-determining protein: MFRSLMGMFSNDLSIDLGTANTLIYVREQGVVLDEPSVVAIRQDRGPGGPKSIAAVGAEAKAMLGRTPGNITAIRPLKEGVIADFTVTEKMLQHFIHKVHETRFFRPSPRVLICVPCGSTQVERRAIKESAAGAGAREVYLIEEPMAAAIGAGMPVDEARGSMVLDIGGGTSEVAVISLNGIVYSASVRIGGDRFDEAIVNYVRRNYGTLIGEATAENIKKKIGSAYPGAEMKELEVKGRNLAQGVPRSFTLNSNEILEALQEPLAGIVGAVKTALEQTPPELGADVAERGIVITGGGALLRDLDHLLMEETGLPVVIADDPLTCVARGGGRALELLDERGGDLFAVE, encoded by the coding sequence ATGTTCAGAAGTCTGATGGGGATGTTCTCCAACGATCTTTCCATTGATCTGGGGACAGCCAATACCCTGATTTACGTGCGCGAGCAGGGCGTCGTGCTCGATGAGCCCTCGGTGGTCGCGATTCGCCAGGATCGCGGACCGGGCGGCCCCAAAAGCATCGCCGCGGTGGGTGCCGAAGCCAAGGCCATGCTGGGCCGCACGCCGGGCAATATCACCGCCATCCGGCCACTGAAGGAAGGCGTCATCGCCGACTTCACCGTGACCGAGAAAATGCTCCAGCATTTCATCCACAAAGTGCACGAAACGCGTTTTTTCCGTCCCAGTCCGCGGGTGCTGATCTGCGTGCCCTGCGGTTCCACCCAGGTAGAACGGCGTGCTATCAAGGAATCGGCCGCCGGCGCCGGTGCACGTGAGGTATACCTGATAGAAGAACCTATGGCGGCCGCCATTGGCGCCGGCATGCCGGTGGATGAGGCGCGCGGTTCCATGGTGCTGGATATCGGTGGCGGCACCTCGGAAGTAGCGGTGATTTCCCTGAACGGTATTGTGTATTCCGCCTCGGTACGTATCGGCGGCGACCGCTTCGATGAAGCCATTGTCAATTATGTACGACGAAATTATGGCACGCTGATTGGCGAGGCCACGGCAGAAAACATAAAGAAAAAAATCGGCTCCGCCTATCCCGGTGCTGAAATGAAAGAGCTGGAAGTAAAAGGCCGCAACCTGGCGCAAGGTGTACCACGCAGCTTTACGCTTAACAGCAATGAAATCCTGGAAGCCCTGCAGGAACCGCTGGCCGGCATCGTCGGAGCAGTCAAGACGGCATTGGAACAGACGCCACCGGAACTCGGGGCCGATGTTGCCGAACGTGGCATTGTTATTACCGGCGGCGGCGCATTGCTGCGCGACCTTGATCACCTGCTAATGGAAGAAACCGGCCTGCCAGTGGTCATCGCCGATGATCCGCTGACCTGTGTGGCGCGCGGCGGTGGCCGTGCGCTGGAACTTCTCGATGAGCGCGGCGGCGACCTGTTTGCGGTTGAATGA
- the mreC gene encoding rod shape-determining protein MreC, with protein MFTAGPPLLARLLGVALLSIALMTIDHRQHHLDSVRSALSVVVYPLQLLVDLPGNTIDWFRESLSTRRQLQEENFSLRKQQQVLNTQLQKLEALEAENRHLRALLDSSFQVGERPMLIAALLSVDMDPYRHQIEINKGSLDNLFEGQPLLDSRGIMGQLVHVGPFTSTAMLITDPAHAIPVQVNRNGLRTIALGTGKFDQLELPNIPNNADIQVGDLLVSSGLGGRFPPGYPVAEVTEVEHDPGRAFSLVLARPRAQLDRSREVLLVWPEQVERPPEPVDSDDPAVQENAP; from the coding sequence ATCTTTACCGCAGGCCCACCGCTACTGGCCCGTTTGCTTGGCGTGGCACTGCTGTCCATCGCGCTGATGACAATCGACCATCGTCAGCACCACCTCGACAGCGTACGCAGTGCCCTGTCCGTCGTAGTCTATCCCCTGCAATTACTGGTTGACCTTCCCGGCAACACGATTGACTGGTTTCGTGAATCGCTGTCCACCCGGCGCCAGCTGCAGGAAGAAAATTTCAGCCTGCGCAAACAACAGCAGGTACTGAACACCCAGCTCCAGAAGCTGGAAGCACTGGAAGCGGAAAACCGTCACCTGCGCGCATTGCTTGATTCATCTTTCCAGGTCGGCGAGCGCCCCATGCTGATTGCTGCCCTGCTGTCGGTGGACATGGACCCTTACCGCCACCAGATCGAGATCAACAAGGGCAGCCTGGACAACCTGTTTGAAGGCCAGCCCTTGCTCGACAGCCGGGGCATCATGGGACAACTGGTTCACGTTGGCCCTTTCACCTCGACCGCCATGCTGATTACCGACCCCGCACACGCCATTCCGGTGCAGGTTAACCGCAATGGCCTGCGTACCATAGCGCTTGGAACCGGTAAATTCGACCAGCTGGAGTTACCCAACATACCTAACAATGCGGATATTCAGGTGGGCGATTTGCTGGTGAGTTCAGGGCTCGGCGGCCGTTTCCCGCCGGGTTACCCGGTTGCCGAAGTTACCGAGGTCGAACATGATCCCGGACGCGCCTTTTCCCTGGTGCTGGCGAGACCACGCGCTCAACTGGACCGCAGTCGTGAAGTGCTGCTGGTGTGGCCGGAACAGGTCGAGCGTCCGCCCGAGCCTGTCGATAGTGATGACCCCGCCGTGCAGGAGAATGCGCCATGA
- the mreD gene encoding rod shape-determining protein MreD, which yields MNMSRSHGGIVILITFALAMILTIIPLPDSLARLRPDWVGLTLIFWCLTLPYRVSVGSGFLVGLLLDVLTGTLLGQHALALSLIAYVCVRLHARIRAYPAWQQTLTVLVLLVLHQLVVLWVDRTIGRPGHPLTYWLPSLIGMLLWPLVFRWLNSVQRAFSVQ from the coding sequence ATGAACATGTCACGATCACACGGGGGCATTGTCATCCTGATCACCTTCGCGCTGGCGATGATACTCACCATTATCCCCTTGCCGGACAGTCTGGCCCGCCTGCGCCCGGACTGGGTCGGACTCACTCTGATCTTCTGGTGTCTGACACTGCCTTACCGGGTCAGTGTAGGCTCCGGTTTCCTGGTCGGTCTGTTACTCGACGTACTCACGGGCACGCTATTGGGACAACACGCACTGGCGCTCAGCCTGATTGCCTACGTTTGCGTACGACTGCATGCCCGTATCCGTGCCTACCCTGCCTGGCAGCAGACCCTGACCGTTCTGGTACTACTGGTTCTGCACCAGCTTGTTGTTTTGTGGGTTGACCGTACCATTGGCCGACCCGGGCACCCCCTCACCTACTGGCTACCCTCGCTCATTGGCATGCTCCTGTGGCCGCTGGTTTTTCGCTGGCTCAACTCTGTGCAGCGCGCATTCTCCGTGCAATAA
- the mrdA gene encoding penicillin-binding protein 2, which produces MASRLTIKDYLFENRLFMQRSVQALAFAALLVAVLVGRLVYLQILAHEHYITLSDDNRIKILPEPPNRGLIFDRNGVIVADNLPSYRLEITPEQIHEDMDMVVDRLATLVTIRDIDRKRFDKLRQRTPVFKPVPLRFHLSDEEVARFAIDRHRFPGVEIVAGLSRHYPHGPLASHALGYVGRIDVRDLQRIDNSDYSGTTHIGKVGIERTYEEQLHGTVGFRQVETNAEGRVLRTLIRTPPIPGDNLYLTLDLELQNVAEQAFGDRSGAAVAIDPDTGEVLALVSKPTYDPNLFVNGIDTATYAALRDDEMQPLFNRALRGQYPPGSTIKPFVGLGGLEQGITSTHAHTYCPGYYQLPGKERKYRDWKRVGHGTVDLTNAIAQSCDVYFYDLALSMGIDRLYSFLSQFGFGQRTGLDISGELPGLMPSREWKRATRNQPWFPGETLITGIGQGFLLTTPVQLASATATLSKYGHRVKPHIVVSTQPHDDPELSPLPVETIIDIPVEDRHNWDAIIHAMREVVHGRRGTARKIGKGAKYDIAGKTGTAQVFGLKKEEKYDAEKLARKLHDHSLFIAFAPVKKPRIAVAVIVEHGGSGSAVAAPIARTILDQYLSKPAL; this is translated from the coding sequence ATGGCATCGCGCCTCACGATCAAGGACTATCTGTTCGAAAACCGGCTGTTCATGCAGCGTTCCGTGCAGGCACTTGCCTTTGCCGCACTGCTGGTTGCCGTACTTGTCGGGCGACTGGTCTACCTGCAGATTCTTGCTCACGAACATTACATTACGCTGTCCGATGATAACCGCATCAAAATACTGCCGGAACCACCCAACCGCGGATTGATTTTCGACCGCAACGGCGTCATTGTCGCCGACAACCTGCCGTCCTACAGACTTGAGATTACACCCGAGCAAATTCACGAAGATATGGACATGGTCGTTGACCGGCTCGCCACGCTGGTAACCATCCGGGATATCGACCGCAAGCGCTTTGATAAATTGAGACAACGCACCCCGGTCTTCAAGCCGGTGCCGCTGCGCTTTCATCTCAGCGATGAGGAAGTCGCGCGTTTTGCCATTGACCGCCACAGATTCCCCGGTGTGGAAATAGTCGCCGGCCTGTCGCGCCATTATCCACATGGCCCGCTGGCCTCGCATGCACTGGGCTATGTCGGGCGGATCGATGTGCGTGACCTGCAGCGCATTGACAATTCCGACTACAGTGGCACAACCCATATCGGCAAGGTCGGTATCGAACGCACCTATGAGGAACAGTTACACGGTACTGTCGGTTTCCGTCAAGTGGAAACCAATGCAGAAGGCCGCGTGCTGCGCACACTGATTCGCACACCGCCGATCCCCGGGGACAACCTCTACCTGACACTTGATCTGGAACTGCAGAACGTTGCCGAACAGGCCTTTGGTGATCGCTCCGGTGCGGCAGTGGCCATCGACCCGGATACCGGCGAGGTGCTGGCACTTGTCAGCAAACCAACCTACGACCCCAACCTGTTTGTCAACGGTATCGACACAGCGACTTATGCCGCACTGCGTGACGATGAGATGCAACCCCTGTTCAATCGCGCACTTCGCGGACAGTACCCGCCAGGCTCCACCATAAAACCCTTTGTAGGACTGGGCGGTCTGGAGCAAGGCATAACCAGTACACACGCACACACCTATTGCCCGGGCTACTACCAGCTGCCAGGCAAGGAACGCAAGTACAGGGACTGGAAGCGCGTCGGCCATGGCACGGTAGATCTGACCAATGCCATCGCACAATCCTGTGATGTCTACTTCTACGACCTGGCCTTGTCGATGGGTATAGACCGCCTCTACAGCTTCCTGTCACAGTTTGGTTTTGGCCAGCGTACCGGCCTGGACATCAGCGGCGAGCTACCGGGGCTGATGCCATCGCGAGAGTGGAAACGCGCCACACGAAACCAGCCCTGGTTTCCCGGCGAAACGTTGATTACCGGTATCGGACAGGGATTTCTGCTGACAACTCCCGTTCAACTGGCCAGTGCAACAGCGACACTGTCAAAATACGGCCACCGGGTAAAACCGCACATTGTCGTATCTACGCAGCCACATGACGATCCGGAGCTGTCTCCACTCCCGGTTGAGACCATTATCGATATTCCTGTTGAAGACCGACACAACTGGGATGCTATTATTCACGCCATGCGCGAAGTCGTACACGGCCGGCGCGGCACCGCGCGCAAGATTGGCAAGGGCGCCAAGTATGACATTGCCGGAAAAACCGGTACGGCGCAGGTATTCGGCCTGAAAAAGGAAGAAAAATATGACGCTGAAAAACTTGCCAGAAAACTGCATGACCATTCGCTGTTCATTGCCTTTGCCCCGGTTAAAAAACCACGTATCGCAGTCGCAGTGATTGTTGAGCACGGTGGTAGTGGCAGTGCAGTAGCTGCGCCGATCGCAAGAACCATTCTCGACCAGTACCTGTCAAAGCCTGCATTATGA
- the rodA gene encoding rod shape-determining protein RodA — MSTLLDSAREDASRRDWQHLLHIDAVLLFALFATSALGLFVLYSAGGQDQSILTRQLVRLGIAFGAMVLVAQLRPQWLQRWTPWLYSLGIVLLVAVLVMGDVGKGAQRWLDLGFVRFQPSEMMKLAVPMMVAWYLADKRLPPTGWRLVTAGALIVVPVLLIARQPDLGTSLLIGSAGFFVLFLAGLSWRLLGGLALLGAAGAPVLWHFMHDYQRQRVITFLNPEQDPLGTGYHIIQSKIAIGSGGVFGKGWLNGTQAHLEFLPERTTDFIFAVLGEEFGLFGIIVLLVLYAFIIVRSLHIATQAQDTFGRLLAGSLAMTFFIYIIVNTGMVTGLLPVVGLPLPLISYGGTSMVTLMAGFGILMSIHTHRKLLPT, encoded by the coding sequence ATGAGTACCCTGCTGGACAGCGCCCGTGAAGACGCAAGCCGCCGTGACTGGCAGCACTTGCTGCACATCGATGCGGTCTTGTTGTTTGCCCTGTTCGCGACGTCTGCTCTCGGCCTGTTTGTCCTGTACAGCGCCGGCGGGCAGGATCAGTCCATATTGACCCGCCAGCTGGTACGTCTCGGTATCGCCTTTGGCGCCATGGTGCTGGTTGCACAATTGCGTCCACAATGGCTGCAGCGCTGGACACCCTGGCTCTACAGCCTGGGTATCGTGCTGCTGGTTGCAGTGCTGGTAATGGGGGACGTCGGCAAGGGTGCGCAGCGCTGGCTGGATCTCGGTTTTGTCCGCTTCCAGCCTTCAGAAATGATGAAACTCGCTGTTCCAATGATGGTCGCCTGGTACCTGGCCGACAAGCGCCTGCCGCCAACAGGATGGCGGCTGGTGACTGCCGGAGCACTGATTGTAGTGCCCGTGCTACTGATTGCCCGTCAACCGGATCTCGGCACATCACTGCTAATCGGCAGCGCCGGTTTCTTTGTATTGTTCCTGGCGGGCCTGTCATGGCGCCTGCTGGGCGGACTGGCCTTGCTGGGCGCCGCCGGAGCACCGGTGCTATGGCATTTCATGCACGACTACCAGCGCCAGCGGGTAATCACCTTTCTCAACCCGGAACAGGACCCGCTGGGCACCGGTTACCATATTATCCAGTCGAAAATAGCCATAGGCTCCGGCGGTGTATTCGGCAAAGGCTGGCTGAACGGAACCCAGGCACATCTCGAATTTCTGCCTGAACGCACTACGGATTTTATTTTTGCTGTACTGGGAGAAGAATTCGGCCTGTTTGGCATCATTGTACTATTGGTACTGTATGCCTTTATTATCGTGCGCAGCCTGCACATCGCAACCCAGGCCCAGGATACTTTTGGCCGCCTGCTGGCCGGCAGTCTGGCCATGACATTCTTTATCTATATTATCGTCAATACCGGCATGGTCACCGGCTTGCTACCGGTCGTTGGCCTGCCACTTCCACTCATCAGCTATGGCGGAACATCAATGGTGACCCTGATGGCAGGTTTCGGTATCCTGATGTCCATACACACGCATAGAAAGCTGCTACCAACCTAG
- the mltB gene encoding lytic murein transglycosylase B — MSLRKLLLNTLIILLSGLAPVLSAAGDFTHNTRTQAFIDDMVKKHGFDRAKLKSLFDEAQKREDILEAIARPAEKTKPWHEYRQIFLTPDRIRGGAKFWREHATVLERAAKKLQVDPAVVVAIIGVETRYGKHTGGYRVLDALSTLAFAYPPRSKFFRSELEQFLILAQEEKVDLRTARGSYAGAMGYGQFIPSSYRNYAIDFDKDGRRDLWGNIDDIIGSVANYFHRHGWQPGEPVANRVTQGNVPASLVSDNSKPDKTAGELAALGIRTTPPLSTHQPVAVLELQQRTGPEYWLTSKNFYVITRYNRSPLYAMSVYQLSEAIRDAYQKDP, encoded by the coding sequence GTGTCATTACGGAAGCTGTTACTGAACACCCTGATCATACTGCTGAGCGGCCTGGCGCCCGTGCTGTCAGCGGCAGGAGACTTCACTCACAATACGCGCACCCAGGCCTTTATCGATGACATGGTAAAGAAACACGGCTTTGACCGCGCCAAACTGAAGTCACTGTTCGATGAAGCCCAGAAACGCGAGGATATCCTGGAAGCCATTGCCCGACCTGCGGAAAAAACCAAGCCATGGCACGAGTACCGCCAGATTTTCCTTACCCCGGACCGCATTCGCGGTGGTGCGAAGTTCTGGCGTGAACACGCTACTGTACTCGAACGTGCCGCTAAAAAATTGCAAGTGGATCCGGCTGTCGTGGTTGCCATCATCGGTGTCGAAACCCGCTACGGCAAGCACACCGGTGGTTACCGGGTGCTGGACGCCCTGTCTACACTGGCGTTTGCCTACCCGCCACGCAGTAAGTTTTTCCGTTCGGAACTTGAGCAATTCCTGATTCTTGCACAAGAGGAAAAGGTCGACCTGCGTACTGCCAGGGGCTCTTATGCCGGCGCCATGGGCTACGGACAATTCATTCCTTCCAGCTACCGCAACTACGCCATCGACTTCGACAAGGATGGCCGACGTGACCTGTGGGGAAATATTGACGATATCATCGGCAGTGTTGCCAACTACTTCCACCGCCATGGCTGGCAGCCCGGGGAACCGGTTGCCAATCGTGTCACGCAGGGAAATGTACCGGCATCACTGGTTTCAGACAACAGCAAACCTGACAAGACGGCCGGTGAGCTCGCGGCACTGGGTATTCGTACCACACCGCCTCTTTCCACCCATCAACCGGTGGCTGTACTTGAACTGCAACAGCGCACGGGGCCTGAATACTGGCTGACCAGCAAGAATTTCTATGTCATTACGCGTTACAATCGCAGTCCACTCTACGCCATGTCGGTTTACCAGCTCAGTGAAGCCATACGGGATGCCTACCAGAAAGATCCATAA
- a CDS encoding septal ring lytic transglycosylase RlpA family protein, whose product MPTRKIHNRVIPTCSVLALAGLGFVLSSCSSTGGGRYSQRHDSAPDRLVDVSQVANAVPRAEPRSRYGNPASYVVRGRRYHTLTDSRGYRERGVASWYGTKFHGHRTSSGESYDMYAMSAAHKSLPLPTYARVTNLRNGKSVVVKINDRGPFHDNRLIDLSYAAASQLGILGEGTGLVEVESINPDQPAQHTRPTGNLASKPKTHTRTVKQAGAGTHKPLLYLQVGAFLSRDNAERLKRRLIATTSPEKLHISEGNANHQHIYRVRIGPLDSVESADQLTQSLQQHGIESPRVIID is encoded by the coding sequence ATGCCTACCAGAAAGATCCATAACAGGGTCATACCCACCTGCTCCGTGCTGGCGCTGGCCGGACTTGGCTTTGTGCTGTCATCCTGTTCCTCGACAGGAGGGGGGCGCTACAGCCAGCGTCACGACAGCGCACCGGATCGCCTTGTTGACGTATCCCAGGTTGCCAATGCTGTTCCACGGGCAGAACCCAGAAGCCGCTACGGCAACCCGGCCTCCTACGTGGTGCGCGGCCGGCGTTACCACACACTGACAGACAGCCGTGGCTACCGGGAGCGTGGCGTTGCCTCCTGGTATGGCACCAAGTTTCATGGTCACCGTACTTCCAGCGGTGAAAGTTACGACATGTATGCCATGTCGGCAGCACACAAATCGCTGCCACTACCGACCTACGCCCGGGTAACCAACCTGCGTAACGGAAAATCAGTGGTGGTGAAAATCAATGACCGCGGCCCATTCCACGACAATCGTCTTATTGACCTGTCCTATGCAGCTGCCAGCCAGCTGGGCATCCTGGGCGAAGGTACCGGCCTGGTTGAAGTGGAATCCATTAACCCCGACCAACCGGCTCAACATACCCGGCCAACCGGGAATCTCGCCAGCAAACCAAAAACCCATACCCGCACTGTCAAGCAAGCAGGCGCCGGTACCCATAAACCCCTGCTGTACCTGCAAGTCGGTGCCTTCCTGAGCCGTGATAATGCCGAACGACTGAAACGTCGCCTCATAGCGACAACGTCTCCTGAAAAACTTCACATCAGTGAAGGAAACGCTAACCACCAACACATATACCGGGTACGTATAGGCCCACTTGACTCTGTCGAAAGCGCTGACCAACTGACGCAAAGTCTGCAACAGCACGGCATAGAATCACCCCGCGTTATCATCGACTAG